DNA from Mucilaginibacter mallensis:
TTGGGTTTATTTATAACACCGTATTTAAGCGAGGCGCAAACAACCATTAATCAAGTTTCGGTTAAAATTACAGGCGAAGTAAAAGCGCCATTTGATATTAACCTGGATTCCTTAAATAAATTTAAACAAACCGAAGTTATACGTAAAGACAAGGATGGCAAGGATCATACTTATTCGGGCGTGGTTTTGTCTGATATTCTCCAAAAAGCAGGTGTCTCCTCAGGTAAAGATTTAAGAGGCAAGAATCTTACAAAATATGTATTGATAGATGCTGGTGATGGCTACCAGGTTGTGTTTGCCTTAGCTGAGCTGGATAAAGATTTTACTGATAGGCTTGTTATTGTAGCAGATATGGTTGATGGCAAACCACTTCCGGCGGGCGAAGGGCCATTTCGTATAATTGTTCAGGATGAAAAAAAGCCTGCAAGGTGTATAAAAATGATTACAGCAATAAAAATTATATCGGCCAAATAAATAAGATATACTTTTAACAAAAGGTCCCTGTGCATTACGCACAGGGACCTTTTGTTATTTAATAATCTGAATAATATATTGATTTTAAGTAATTTATAAATATTAAAAAAATAATTTATAAACTATTTCTCAAATATTTTGTTATAATAAGAAACATACTACAATGAAAAAGATAATAAAAAGTGTCATATTAATTGCGGGCCTTGCAATTGCAGCACCCCAGTTACATGCACAGGTAAGTGTAGGCTTATCGGTGCGTATAGGGCCACCGGCTATACCGGTATATGAACAGCCAATTTGCCCTGCAGATGGTTACATATGGACACCAGGTTACTGGGCATATGGCGATAATGGTTATTATTGGGTACCGGGTGTTTGGGTGGCACCACCAAGCATTGGCGTATTATGGACACCGGCATGGTGGGGTTTTGATGGCGGCATTTACGCGTTCCATTCAGGTTATTGGGGCCCGCACGTAGGTTTCTATGGTGGTATTAACTATGGCTTTGGTTATGGTGGCTCTGGTTATTACGGTGGTAGATGGAGTGGTGGCCACTTTGCTTACAACACATCTGTAACTCGTGTTAACAGAACCATTATTCATAATACTTATATAAACAATAATTATGTGCACAATAATAGCCGGGCTAGTTTTAATGGCCGCGGTGGTGTAACAGCAAGGCCAACACGAAATGATCAAATGGCTGCCCGCGACAGGCACATTCCGGCTACATCAAACCAAATGGCTCACCAGCGTACAGCAAGTACAAACCGTAGTCAGTTTGCATCTGTTAACCACGGTCGTCCGGCTGTAGCTGCAGAACGTGCTAATACGAGAGCAGTAAACCGTCAGGCTAATGCACAACGTGTTACGGCAAGAGCAACCAATCATCAGGCTAATGCTCAACATTCAGTTGCAAGGGCAACAAACCATTCTGCAAATGCGCAGCGTTCTGTGGCTAGAGCTACCAATAATCAGGCTAGAGCAACTAATCATCAAGCTAATGCACAGCGTTCTGTTGCTCGGTCGAATATGAATGCTCAACGTGCTAACACCAGCAGGCAGCCAAGTGCTCAACACAATGCTCCTCAAAGAATAAGCATGCAACAACACCAGGTTAATCGTGCTCCTGCTCAAAGGCCTATGGGGCAACCGCAGCAGCATAGTCAACCGCAGCAGCATAGTCAACCACAACAGCATAGTCAGCCACGCCCGCAACCGCAGCATCAGGCTGCACCGGGTGGTGAACATCGCAGATAATTAATCATTTATTCTTATATAAAAAGTAAAACCCGGTATTAATAACACCGGGTTTTACTTTTAAAAGGGTTTTTTAGTGATTATGCGAGATGCATTACCGCATATAATGCAGTGGATGATATAGCAATCCAAAGCACAAGACCCTGGAATAATGGTTTAAAACCAACTGATACTAAAACCTGCCTTGATAATCCCGCACCTATTAAAAACAAAGTAAGTGTTAAGCCTGCTTTGGCAATTAATATAATGTAGGGACTAACAATTGATACTGTCGGAATATAGGTATTTGCCACCATGGCCAATATAAACAAGCCTATAAAGTAGGGGATACTGATTTTTTTTGATTTGTTTTTGAAGATAAAGGTCGACATAAAGGCAACCGGGATGATCCATAGTGCTCTTGCCAGTTTTACAGTAGTGGCTACTTCAAGTGCATGGACGCCATATTTGCTTGCGGCTCCAACTACTGAACTTGTATCATGTATGGCAATAGCGCACCATAAGCCAAACTGGGTTTGTGAAAGGTTAAAATGATGCCCTATACCAGGGAAGATAAACAGTGCTATTGAGTTGAATATAAAAACACAGCCAAGCGCTATAGATATTTGCTTTTCTTCGGCTTTTATTACCGGGGAAATTGCTGCTATGGCGCTGCCGCCACAAATGGCCGTACCTGTTGAGATGAGGTATGAGGTCTTTTTCTCAATTTTTAACCATCTGCCTAAAAAATAACCAAAAACTAATGTTGATGTGATAGAAGCTATGGTAAATAATATGCCTTCTTTGCCAGCTTGCAGGGCACTGTGAACATTCATACCGAAGCCTAAGCCAACAACTGATACCTGGAGTAGTAAATGTGTGGCTTTGTGGTTCAGCTGCATATAAGGGTGGCCTGTAAGTTGCGCTACAATAAGTCCCATCAGCAATGCAATAGCCGGACTTACAAATGGGCTTAAGCAAAGTATAACGCAACCAATAAATATTGCCTTACTGGCATTATCATTTACATGCAGTAATAAGCCGTTATTTTTAATTGATGTATTTTGTGTGTACATGACCTTTGTTTTAATAGATCAAAGGTCGGCCAATTTATAAAGAGGTTTTTATCATTAAATGTAATTATTGATAACATTTAGTTATGGTATTTGTCGAATAGGGATTTAGGTTTAAAGGAAATTTGCTCTTTACCCTAACCTACTTTATAATTACGGGCAAAGCGGATAAATAATTCAGCCAGGGGCGATGACTGGCCATGCAGCTGTATGAAATGAAAAGGACGTTCAACAGTGAGACCTTTAATATCAATTATGCGGCATTCATTATTTCGTAATTCTTTTAAAATAGAATGGATCGATAAAAATGCAAGGCAATTACTATGTAACACGTATGATTTTATACTCTCACTACCTCCAAGTTGCATCTCAATATGTAGGTCTGATAGTTTTATATGATGAGGTTTTAAAG
Protein-coding regions in this window:
- a CDS encoding molybdopterin-dependent oxidoreductase, which produces MKRITLIAFTILLGLFITPYLSEAQTTINQVSVKITGEVKAPFDINLDSLNKFKQTEVIRKDKDGKDHTYSGVVLSDILQKAGVSSGKDLRGKNLTKYVLIDAGDGYQVVFALAELDKDFTDRLVIVADMVDGKPLPAGEGPFRIIVQDEKKPARCIKMITAIKIISAK
- a CDS encoding YeiH family protein; translation: MYTQNTSIKNNGLLLHVNDNASKAIFIGCVILCLSPFVSPAIALLMGLIVAQLTGHPYMQLNHKATHLLLQVSVVGLGFGMNVHSALQAGKEGILFTIASITSTLVFGYFLGRWLKIEKKTSYLISTGTAICGGSAIAAISPVIKAEEKQISIALGCVFIFNSIALFIFPGIGHHFNLSQTQFGLWCAIAIHDTSSVVGAASKYGVHALEVATTVKLARALWIIPVAFMSTFIFKNKSKKISIPYFIGLFILAMVANTYIPTVSIVSPYIILIAKAGLTLTLFLIGAGLSRQVLVSVGFKPLFQGLVLWIAISSTALYAVMHLA
- a CDS encoding YXWGXW repeat-containing protein, which codes for MKKIIKSVILIAGLAIAAPQLHAQVSVGLSVRIGPPAIPVYEQPICPADGYIWTPGYWAYGDNGYYWVPGVWVAPPSIGVLWTPAWWGFDGGIYAFHSGYWGPHVGFYGGINYGFGYGGSGYYGGRWSGGHFAYNTSVTRVNRTIIHNTYINNNYVHNNSRASFNGRGGVTARPTRNDQMAARDRHIPATSNQMAHQRTASTNRSQFASVNHGRPAVAAERANTRAVNRQANAQRVTARATNHQANAQHSVARATNHSANAQRSVARATNNQARATNHQANAQRSVARSNMNAQRANTSRQPSAQHNAPQRISMQQHQVNRAPAQRPMGQPQQHSQPQQHSQPQQHSQPRPQPQHQAAPGGEHRR